The nucleotide window cacaaatcacatacacacaaacaaacacacacttcatacttacatacacaccacacacacgcacgcatgcatgcacgcacacacacacacacacacacacacaacatgcataacacacatttacacacacacacacacacacacacaacatgcataacatgcataacacacatttacacacaaagtacacacacacacacacacaccatgcaaaacacatttacacacgaaaccacacacaaattacacacacacacacacacacacacacacacacacacacacacacacacacacacacacgtcatgcTTAAACACACATTGACACATTAaaccatgcacacacaaacacactcacacactctcatacacaaacacaccacacatacacacatttactacacacatttatacacacaaacagtatacatacgtacATATACATACAAGCACCCCCcctcccacacaaacacacacacacacaaacacacacacacacacacacacgcgcacacagatCCAGACTGTGATCTAGCAGCAGTTGTTTGTCTGGATATCGTGAACTATTTGATCTTCTTGGCGACGTCCAGGTAAGCGAACTGGATCTCTCGGTCAGCAGGGCAGGTGTTGATGAACTCCTCTCTCTGATAGGCTTTATTCAGATATCTCCAAATCCCGCTCATCTCTGCAGGAATCTCCAGGCCTCGGTACTTCCTAGCCACGATCTACAACACAGCAGAGAGGAGCTGAAACTGTCAGATCCTAAAGATGTTCATGACCAAACTcttatattaatgaataattaaactattaagtTTAAACTGACCAACAAAATATCGTCTATATTCACTGggaaatggattaaaaaaaattcacaggagggcgaatattGGAAaatgctgatatatatatatatatatatatatatatatatatatatatatatatatatatatgtgtgtgtgtgtcgctgaCAAAAGTGAAGATCAGGGGGGAATGAGTGGCGCAGACAAAAGTgaaggggtgggggggtgggggggttgggGATGTGTTGGGGACCCCCAAAATGCGTGGGCGCTTACGCctgattcacacggggcttcagtgtcaacgttTGACtcaaggcgtgtctgaagttggggctgacgcgatcttcatagcagcgtcagccaatgaaattagtccacaatcgactactgtctgagctggtgtatttgcatacagtgatctgattggctgactgcacttgaaaagttgaaaaagtctcaacttctgcagcgagcaacgcctctgaagcggtgcagacggatccacaatgcagttcagcaatgctggacgtcacccattcaaagtgaatgggaagcgttgaagttGCGTTGAAGCTGTGCGTCATGTGTGTATTACTGTATGCTTCCCTACTGTCTACCACTGTGACGCtttgtctgtttgtgtttttatgttaAACACTGTGGTTTGAAATGCTCACACGTTCTTATTTCCTACATTGCTTATTTAAGTTTAAACTATTATGATATTTAagcacaatctcacggcaattcgtaactttttgatttagtggctaatttgtatgatttcGTACAatgtaattcatacaatttagtacgatctgctcatcccccaatgacggttgggtttaggggtggggttaggtgccacgcctctattttaaaatcgtacaatttcgtaagACGGATTCATAGCCACTAAACTGTTTTCTTGTAAAATCAGGCTGGATATtttgtttctattattttattttgatatttgattGTAGTTTTATATTTGTCATCCTAGCTTTGGCAATCTTAAACATTTTGCCAacgtgaatgggaagcgttgaagctgacgcccccTAGCGGTGCTCCTGTGTGCGTCATGTGTGTATTACTGTATGCTTCCCTACAGTCTACCACTGTGacgctttgtctgtgtgtgtgtttttatgttaaACACTGTGGTTTGAAATGCTCACACATTCTATTTCTTACATTGCTTATTTAAGTTTAAACTATTATGATATTTAAACACAatttcacggcaattcgtaactttttgacttagtggctaattcgtatgattttgtacaatgtaatttattaaatttagtacgatttgcttcaatgacggttgggtttaggggtggggttaggtgccacgcctccattttaaaatcgtacaatttcatatgACGGATtcatagccactaaactggcaaaacgtaaaatacctaAGTTTTCTCGTAAAATCAGGCTGGATATTTTGttcctattattttattttgatatttgattGTAGTTTTATATTTGTCTTCCTAGCTTTGGCAATCTTGAACATGtacagtcatgccaataaagcaattctTTTgagaattgaattgagagagagaaatGGCCACCTTGATGATGTGCAGTTTGGGCAGCAGGTTGCAGTCGGCCAGCGTGAGCTCGTCCCCATCCAGAAAGCTGCGTGTTGAAGCTCCAGGATCCTCCAGACTGTCGGCGTCGATTTCTTCAGGCAGCGGCGTCTGCAGATACTCGTCCAGCCGCTTCAGAGACTTCAGCAGAGCTTTCTCCAgacctccacacacacaaacaacagttAACCACGCAGGTGCTGCATTGTCTGGTTGTGAAGGTCATGTCAAAGATGTGCTTTAAAACTGCTCCTGTCACCCTATAGATATATAAATTTAGTAGTGGTGTCCGACTTCATTCACTACATTCCTTCACTACTTTTACCCACAGTACACTCAGATTTCAAATTTCAGTCccttagggcagggctatcagtcattcagggcGGGGTTATCAATCTTTTGAGGTGGGGCTAGCAAATCCTTTAGTGCAGAACTATCAttcttttagggcggagctatcagtcatttagggtggggctatcagttctttataGTTagcagtcctttagggcggggctattcgtgcagagctatcagtgctttaaggcggggctatcagtcatttagggcagggttaTCAATCCTTTAAGGTGGGGCTAACAAATCCTTAAGTGCAGagcttttagggtggagctatcagaccCTTAAGGTGGGGCTTCCAGCTCTTTAATGCAGAGCTAGCAGTGCTTTAGTGCAGAGCTTTTAGTCCTTTAGCGGGGAGCTAGCAGTCCTTTAGTACAGATCTATTAGTGCTTTAGAGTTGGGCTATCAATCCTTTGAGGTGGGGCTAGCAAATCCTTTAGTGTAGAgtttttagggcggagctatcagtcctttagggtggagctatcagtcctttagggtggggctatcagttctttaatacagttatcagtcctttagggcgtggCTAGCAATCTTTAAGTAatctatatagtgagcacggtagcattagtcggcaggagaagcactttagcagcatctagaacagcagcctgtaagtacatttaagatttgtttcagttgttgtgtatggtttgaggacttgtttccagctgtttgtgtaaagttgtaggacatttaaacttgctttcagttgtgtataatactagaagttgtttagccactgtttccttggttactataagagcttgtgcagcgaacgcagacgcggtttcgcgtcgtccgcctcagtttcggcccttgttttgactcgggaggcgtgtccaaacgccaggtaaccactatatagtgagcacggtagcattagtcggcaggagaagcactttagcagcatctagaacagcagcctgtaagtacatttaagatttgtttcagttgttgtgtatggtttgaggacttgtttccagctgtttgtgtaaagttttaggacatttaaacttgctttcagttgtgtataatactagaagttgtttagccactgtttccttggttactataagagcttgtgcagcgaacgcagacgcggtttcgcgtcgtccgcctcagtttcggcccttgttttgactcgggaggcgtgtccaaacgccaggtaaccactatatagtgagcacggtagcattagtcggcaggagaagcactttagcagcatctagaacagcagcctgtaagtacatttaagatttgtttcagttgttgtgtatggtttgaggacttgtttccagctgtttgtgtaaagttgtaggacatttaaacttgctttcagttgtgtataatactagaagttgtttagccactgtttccttggttactataagagcttgtgcagcgaacgcagacgcggtttcgcgtcgtccgcctcagtttcggcccttgttttgactctcgaggcgtgtccagctgaattcaatcagctagtgctttggggttatataaacaactagttcaccgcggcagcggtcgcggcagcctcgtgtgaagaccgcctcgtgtgaagaccgacgagtgtaaagaccatcgactctacctgcgcgactaagaccgacgagtgtaaagaccatcgactctacctgcgcgactccaccgagcaaagacaccgacaaagcacttgagtactttactgtattgttttactttacacttattttttgttgtcagtgcacttttattatgtgttttctaattcctgttgttactaacactcgcaaaacacgggaggtacgctgcaggcgtaatcctcacaaccttcgttcaatacatgtatctactatttcacaactctctctctccgtgggcctctggaactgtcaatcagctgttaacaaggctgattttattacctccatagctacatattctgactataatctcatggctctaactgagacctggttgaggccggaggacactgctacacatgctactctttctgctaatttctctttttcccacactcctcgtcagacagggagagggggtgggactggactactaatttccaaagaatggaaatttactctgataccgtccctgccaacaatcagctcctttgaattccatgcagtcaccattatccaccccttctacataaatgtggttgtcatctaccgcccaccaggtaaattaggtcacttcctagatgaactggatgttcttctctcatctttttctaattttgccactcccttattggtgctaggtgacttcaacatctacgttgacaaaccgcaagctgcagactttcagactttgcttgcctcttttgacctaaaaagagcacctacttctgctacccacaaatcaggtaatcagctagaccttatttacacacgacactgcttcactgatcaaacaatagtaactccactacaaatatctgatcatttccttctgtctctcaacatccacattactcctgagccgccacacactccaacactggttacctttcgcagaaacctacgatctctctcacccaacagactatccaccattgtttcagactctcttcctccatctcgcaaactcactgcacttgattcgaacagtgccactaatacactctgctccacactagcatcatgtctagaccgattatgtcctcttgcatccaggccagcccgtgccagtcctcctgcaccctggctctcagatgctctccgtgagcatcgctcaaaacttcgggctgcggagagaatttggcggaaaactaaaaatcctgcacatctcttaacataccaaactcttctgtcctctttctcagctgaggttacttctgcaaagcagacgtattaccgtctgaaaatcaacaatgccactaatcctcgcctactttttaaaacattttcatccctcctctatcctcctcctccacccgcatcctccacacttactactgatgactttgctacattcttctgcaccaaaactgcaaaaatcagtgctcaatttgctgcacctacaacaaacacgcaagatacaacaccaacaccacacacactcacctctttttctcagctctctgagtctgaggtgtccaaacttgtgctatctagccatgcaaccacctgtccactcgatcccattccctctcatctcttgcaagccatctctcctgcagtcataccaacactgactcacataattaacacatctcttgactctggtttattcccca belongs to Danio rerio strain Tuebingen ecotype United States chromosome 1, GRCz12tu, whole genome shotgun sequence and includes:
- the LOC141384037 gene encoding uncharacterized protein; protein product: MCFLIPVVTNTRKTREVRCRRNPHNLRSIHVSTISQLSLSVGLWNCQSAVNKADFITSIATYSDYNLMALTETWLRPEDTATHATLSANFSFSHTPRQTGRGGGTGLLISKEWKFTLIPSLPTISSFEFHAVTIIHPFYINVVVIYRPPGDFNIYVDKPQAADFQTLLASFDLKRAPTSATHKSGNQLDLIYTRHCFTDQTIVTPLQISDHFLLSLNIHITPEPPHTPTLVTFRRNLRSLSPNRLSTIVSDSLPPSRKLTALDSNSATNTLCSTLASCLDRLCPLASRPARASPPAPWLSDALREHRSKLRAAERIWRKTKNPAHLLTYQTLLSSFSAEVTSAKQTYYRLKINNATNPRLLFKTFSSLLYPPPPPASSTLTTDDFATFFCTKTAKISAQFAAPTTNTQDTTPTPHTLTSFSQLSESEVSKLVLSSHATTCPLDPIPSHLLQAISPAVIPTLTHIINTSLDSGLFPTTFKQARVTPLLKKPNLDHTLLENYRPVSLLPFMAKILEKVVFNQVLDFLTQNNLMDNKQSGFKKGHSTETALLSVVEDLRLAKADSKSSVLILLDLSAAFDTVNHQILLSTLESLGVAGTVIQWFRSYLSDRSFRVSWRGEVSNLQHLNTGVPQGSVLGPLLFSIYTSSLGPVIQRHGFSYHCYADDTQLYLSFHPDDPSVPARISACLLDISHWMKDHHLQLNLAKTEMLIVSANPTLHHNFSIQMDGATITASKMVKSLGVTIDDQLNFSDHISRTARSCRFALYNIRKIRPFLSEHAAQLLVQALVLSKLDYCNSLLAGLPANSIKPLQLLQNAAARVVFNEPKRAHVTPLLVRLHWLPVAARIKFKTLMFAYKVPSGLAPSYLHSLLQIYVPSRNLRSVNERRLVVPSQRGKKSLSRTLTLNLPSWWNELPNCIRTAESLAIFKKRLKTQLFSLHFTS